From the genome of Thermoflexus hugenholtzii, one region includes:
- a CDS encoding ABC transporter ATP-binding protein, which yields MIEVEGLTKIYGNQVVAIEDVTFRVERGQIVGFLGPNGAGKTTTMRILTGYMPPTRGRARIAGYDTVLQSLEARRHIGYLPETVPLYPEMSVRAYLGFMAEIRGVPNRKAAVERAMALTGLEDQADALIGKLSKGYRQRVGLAQAILHNPDVLILDEPTIGLDPRQVREVRELIQELGKTHTILLSTHILAEVQQICDRVLIIHRGRIRADMTLGEALRSRRPDRIFLRVDGADAQVPEALHGLPVVHRVERLERGVYEIQVAPEAREDPSPVLAEAIVRRGWRLLELRPVGLTLEDLFLQVTAQD from the coding sequence ATGATCGAAGTGGAGGGATTGACCAAGATCTACGGCAACCAGGTGGTCGCCATCGAAGATGTGACGTTCCGCGTGGAGCGGGGGCAGATCGTCGGGTTCCTGGGCCCGAACGGGGCCGGGAAGACGACGACCATGCGCATCCTCACCGGCTACATGCCGCCCACCCGGGGCCGCGCCCGCATCGCCGGCTATGACACGGTCCTCCAGTCCCTGGAAGCCCGCCGCCACATCGGTTACCTTCCGGAGACCGTCCCCCTGTATCCTGAGATGAGCGTCCGCGCCTATCTGGGTTTTATGGCGGAGATCCGGGGGGTTCCGAACCGCAAGGCTGCGGTGGAGCGGGCCATGGCCCTCACCGGGCTGGAGGATCAAGCGGACGCGCTCATCGGGAAGCTCTCCAAGGGTTACCGGCAGCGGGTGGGCTTAGCCCAGGCCATCCTGCACAACCCCGACGTCCTGATCCTCGACGAGCCCACCATCGGCCTGGATCCCCGGCAGGTCCGGGAGGTGCGCGAGCTGATCCAGGAGCTGGGCAAAACCCACACCATCCTGCTCTCCACGCATATCCTCGCGGAGGTCCAGCAGATCTGCGACCGCGTTTTGATCATCCACCGGGGGCGGATCCGGGCGGACATGACGCTGGGGGAGGCCCTGCGCAGCCGGCGGCCGGACCGCATCTTCCTGCGGGTGGATGGGGCGGACGCGCAGGTCCCGGAGGCGTTGCATGGACTCCCCGTGGTGCATCGGGTGGAGCGGCTGGAGCGGGGGGTGTATGAGATCCAGGTGGCCCCCGAGGCCCGGGAGGATCCCAGCCCGGTCCTCGCTGAGGCCATCGTGCGCCGCGGGTGGCGCCTGCTGGAGCTCCGGCCCGTCGGCCTCACCCTGGAGGATCTGTTCCTTCAGGTGACCGCTCAGGACTGA
- a CDS encoding MBL fold metallo-hydrolase, with the protein MGLWLLGTSGAVPDGRRDYVSLVVEAADGLILIEAGGSPLHRLRRMGMDPMRLRGIFLSHRHPDHLSGLPGLLMGLWLLRRADPLWIAGPEDALERARALLDLFEWRSWAGMFPVDWRPIPPEPDSMVEASGSVRLLAAPVVHSVPTLALRIELPEGTAAYSADTEPCPAMARLSRGVEVLIHEATGAYPGHTPPEGAGRIAREAGARRLILVHLPPEVDGEAWIARARETFDGPVEIGWDGMRAL; encoded by the coding sequence ATGGGCCTCTGGTTGCTGGGGACCTCCGGTGCGGTCCCGGATGGCCGGCGGGATTACGTGAGCTTGGTGGTGGAGGCGGCCGACGGGCTGATCCTCATTGAGGCCGGAGGATCGCCGTTGCACCGCCTCCGTCGGATGGGCATGGATCCCATGCGGTTGCGGGGGATCTTTCTCTCCCACCGTCACCCGGATCACCTGAGCGGCCTCCCCGGGCTTCTGATGGGCCTCTGGCTGCTGCGGCGGGCCGATCCCCTCTGGATCGCAGGGCCCGAGGACGCGCTGGAGCGGGCCCGGGCGCTGCTGGACCTCTTCGAATGGCGCTCGTGGGCCGGCATGTTCCCGGTGGACTGGCGGCCGATCCCTCCGGAGCCGGATTCCATGGTGGAAGCTTCAGGCTCCGTCCGCTTGCTGGCCGCCCCGGTGGTCCACAGCGTGCCCACCCTGGCCCTGCGGATCGAGCTTCCCGAAGGCACGGCGGCCTATTCCGCGGATACCGAACCGTGCCCGGCGATGGCCCGCCTCTCCCGGGGGGTCGAGGTGCTGATCCACGAAGCCACGGGCGCTTATCCCGGGCACACCCCACCGGAAGGCGCCGGGCGGATCGCCCGGGAGGCCGGCGCCCGCCGGCTGATCCTGGTCCATCTGCCTCCGGAGGTGGATGGGGAGGCGTGGATCGCCCGCGCCCGCGAGACGTTTGATGGTCCGGTGGAGATCGGGTGGGATGGGATGCGGGCGCTGTGA